In a genomic window of Primulina huaijiensis isolate GDHJ02 chromosome 10, ASM1229523v2, whole genome shotgun sequence:
- the LOC140986604 gene encoding probable membrane-associated kinase regulator 6, protein MDATLQSPSIESFSYSWLANLNATSFDPDLYLASNDASYYHDESPFIEMDPRLPPSKRFIRVSSDFGFDFPVSESPLSLVHADEVISNGILVPILVKDSKRDRLGTEDGHVTTTSGPLSAQNTLHSSSRVVCVSLRRCRRLSKRWFHKYLKFLFRPFFCKRRWVSKFGNMNKKWPGFSAATSPRSSSVTYSADDNWRRSCDSESSIYEAVLHCKRTRDLVLSRE, encoded by the exons ATGGACGCCACCCTTCAATCCCCTTCCATCGAAAGCTTCTCATATAGTTGGCTAGCTAACTTAAACGCTACATCGTTCGACCCCGATTTGTATCTAGCATCGAACGATGCTTCCTACTATCATGATGAATCTCCCTTTATAGAAATGGATCCAAGATTGCCACCTTCCAAAAGATTCATCAGAGTTTCATCAGACTTTGGATTCGACTTCCCCGTGTCCGAATCTCCGTTATCCCTAGTCCATGCTGATGAAGTCATATCTAACGGCATTTTAGTGCCTATTCTTGTTAAGGACTCGAAAAGGGATCGACTTGGCACCGAAGATGGTCACGTTACAACAACGTCCGGACCCTTATCGGCTCAAAACACGCTGCACTCGTCGAGTAGGGTTGTTTGCGTATCGTTGAGGAGGTGTCGAAGATTGTCGAAACGCTGGTTTCACAAGTATTTGAAGTTCTTGTTTAGGCCTTTCTTTTGTAAAAGGAGATGGGTTAGCAAGTTCGGAAACATGAACAAGAAATGGCCGGGATTTTCGGCCGCAACATCTCCTAGGAGTAGCAGTGTAACGTATTCTGCAGATGATAATTGGCGCAGATCTTGTGACTCTGAGAGCTCCATTTATGAAGCAGTTCTCCATTGTAAAAGAACTCGTG atTTGGTTCTTTCAAGAGAATAA